The following proteins come from a genomic window of Kitasatospora sp. NBC_01246:
- a CDS encoding ComF family protein, whose amino-acid sequence MPPTAVPTRPRSAQGPFGHALASLLEVLLPARCAGCGADRTQLCPACRHALAAARLGPTALPWVHAAAPYAGPVRQLLLAHKERGALHLAGPLGEALARAVRSSLGPRAGLSPLLLVPMPSARSAVRARGHDPTLRLAGAAARSLRRAGVDARAAALLRHTRPVADQAGLTATERRRNLHGALTVLPRADRRLTGRRPVLVDDLVTTGASLAEAARALASAGLPPKAAATVAAAVPHRPAGRVPHPCGGPRPR is encoded by the coding sequence GTGCCGCCCACCGCCGTCCCCACCCGTCCACGGTCCGCCCAAGGGCCGTTCGGCCACGCACTGGCCAGTCTGCTGGAGGTGCTGCTGCCCGCCCGCTGCGCCGGCTGCGGCGCCGACCGCACCCAGCTCTGCCCGGCCTGCCGGCACGCCCTGGCCGCCGCCCGGCTCGGCCCCACCGCGCTGCCCTGGGTGCACGCCGCCGCCCCGTACGCCGGGCCGGTCCGGCAGCTGCTGCTCGCCCACAAGGAGCGCGGCGCGCTGCACCTCGCCGGGCCGCTCGGCGAAGCACTCGCCCGGGCCGTGCGCTCCTCGCTCGGGCCGCGCGCGGGGCTGAGCCCGCTGCTGCTGGTCCCGATGCCCTCGGCCCGTTCCGCCGTCCGCGCCCGCGGGCACGATCCGACGCTGCGGCTGGCCGGCGCGGCCGCCCGGTCACTGCGCCGGGCCGGAGTGGACGCCAGGGCGGCGGCCCTGCTGCGGCACACCCGGCCGGTCGCGGACCAGGCCGGCCTCACCGCCACCGAGCGCCGGCGCAACCTGCACGGCGCGCTCACCGTCCTGCCGCGGGCGGACCGCCGGCTGACCGGCCGCCGGCCGGTCCTGGTGGACGACCTGGTGACCACGGGGGCCAGCCTCGCCGAGGCCGCTCGGGCGCTGGCGTCGGCCGGGCTCCCGCCGAAGGCGGCCGCCACCGTCGCGGCCGCCGTCCCGCACCGGCCCGCCGGCCGGGTACCCCACCCCTGCGGCGGGCCCCGCCCCCGGTAG